The DNA sequence TCGGCCGAGCACATGCTCGAACAGCTCTGAGGCTGTTGCCATGTGGGGACAGCTGGCAATCAAGGCCGTGGTTTCCGGCCTGATCGTGGCAGCTGCCTCCGAGGTGGCGCGGCGCAATCCCGGATGGGGCGGCCTTGTCGCCTCGTTGCCGCTCACCTCGATGCTCGCGCTGCTCTGGCTGTGGCGCGACAGCCCGGACCCGGCGCGCGCCGCGGATTTCCTTATGGGATCGACGCTTTACGTCATCGCATCGCTGCCCGCCTTCGTTGCCATGGCGCTGCTGCTCCGCCGGGGAGCGGGCATCGTACCTGCGGTGATTGCCGGAGCCCTGCTTGCCATTGCCGGCTATGTGCTCTTGGGCTGGATCGGCCGCCGTTGGGGTTGGCCGGTATGAGTCAATGGTCCAGCACAGCTACCCCGACCCGAAGACAGCCCTGCTGATAACCATCGCCGCGCTCTCCTCGGTCATCCTCGTCACGCTCGATTCGACCATCGCGACAATCGCGCTGACCCGCATCCAGTCCAACCTTGCCGCCAGCCCCGAACAGATCACCTGGGTGCTGACCAGCTACCTGATTGCCGCCGCCGTGATGACGCCGCTGGCCGGATGGCTGGCCGATCGCTTCGGCCGCATCCGCACCATGCGCGCCTCGGTGTTCTTCTTCACGCTCAGTTCGCTGGGCTGCGGCCTTGCCCCGAATCTCGAGCTTCTCACCCTGTTCCGCTTCATCCAGGGCGCCGCCGGGGCAAGCCTCGTGCCGCTGAGCCAGGTGCTGCTGATCGACATCTGGCCGCCGGAAAAGCACGGTACCGCGATATCGGCTTTCGGCATCGGCACCCTGCTAGGCCCGATGATGGGCCCGACGCTGGGGGCATGGCTGATCGAATACATTTCCTGGCGCTGGATCTTCCTGATCAACGTGCCGATCGGGATACTGGCGCTGCTGGGCTTCACGATCTTTGCCGCCGATCATGACAAGCCGCGCGACGTGCGGTTCGACATGCGCGGCTTCATCTATGTATCCATCGCCCTTACCGCCTTCCAGCTGATGCTCGATCGCGGCCAGTTGCTGGACTGGTTCTCTTCCACCGAAGTGGCGATCGAAGGCGCGATTGCCCTGCTGTTCGGCTACTTCGCGGTGGTCCACATCCTCACCACCAAGGATCCCTTCATCAAGCCGGACATCTTCCGCGACTGGAACTTTGCCCTGGGGACCGCGATCATGGCGGGGATCGGCATCTTCATGGTCGGCGCCATTCCCATCATCACCACCATGATGCAGCAGCTGTTCGGCTATCCGGTGATGCTGACCGGCCTGGTCTCCCTGCCGCGCGCCATCGGCAACATCATCACGGTGATGATCGCCGGGCAGCTCGTCGGCAAGGTCGACGCGCGCATCCTGATGATTACAGGCCTGAGCGGTGTCGTCGCCGGTTTCTGGGTGCTTAGCGGCGTAAGCCTGGAAACCGACAGCACAACACTGGCGCTGGTATCCTTCGTGCAGGGCCTGGGATCAGGGCTGATCTTCCTGCCGCTGATGCTGCTGGTGTTCACCACCCTGCCCGAGAAGTACAAGAACGAAGGCGCGACGCTGACTGCGCTGATGCGGAACCTTGGCGGCGCGGTGGGCATCTCGATGATCCAGACCATGACCCTGCGCGACCTTGCGGCATCGCAGGCCCGCCTTTCGGAGAATGTCCGCCCGGAAAATCCGGTGGTCGGCTGGCGACATGGCGAGGTGGACTTCACCGCCCCGCTCGATGTTGCAGCGCAGATGGGGCAAGTCGGGCGGCAGGCGATGATGCTGGCCTACCATCACACCTACCAGCTGATGTTCGTACTATCGCTGTCGATGATCGTCATCTGCCTGATGATGAAGCAGAAGCGCGCGGATACCGGGCCGGCGCATACCGGCCCGATCCTGATCGACTGAACGGCAGCGAAGCCGGGCTTAATAGCCCATCAGGCTCAGCACTTCCTTGCGGCTGCGCGAATCTTCGAGGAACGAGCCGAGCAGGCGGCTGGTGACCATGCCGACGCCCGGAGTCTTCACGCCGCGCCCGGTCATGCAGCCGTGCTGCGCCTCGATCACCACGGCAACGCCATGCGGCTGCAGGTTGTCCCAGATACACTGGGCAACCTCTGCCGTCAGGCGCTCCTGGATCTGCAGGCGCTGGGCAAAGCCGTGCAGCACGCGGGCGAGCTTGGAAATGCCGACAACGCGGTCGCGCGGCAGATAGGCGATGGCCGCCTTGCCGGTGATCGGTGCCATGTGGTGTTCGCAGTGCGACTGGAAGGGAATGTCCTTCAGCAGCACCAGTTCGTTATAGCCGCCCACTTCCTCGAACTGGCGCGACAGGTGCCGGGCCGGATCTTCGCCATAGCCCTGGCAATATTCCTTCCACGCGCGGGCAACGCGCGCCGGAGTATCGAGCAGGCCCTCGCGCTGCGGATCATCGCCCGACCAGCGGATCAGCGTGCGGATCGCCTCCTGCACCTCGTCGGGGACGATCAGCTTGCCGTTTTCGTCAAAGGCTTCGTCGTGGTCGTGGCCGCAGGCCATGGGGCACTTCTCCTCACTTCGGCCGGCGCAGCAGGCTGCCCAGCCGGAACAGGCCACGCCGGTGGCCGATGGGTTCAAACAGCTCTCCCGGCCTTTCGGGATCGAGAAGCGCCGTATCGGCGATCGCTTTTTCGGTTTCGCTCAAGGGCCGCAAGTGAAAACGTTCAAGCCGCTTACCCTTTTTCGCCTCGGCGTCGTCGATGCGGGCCTCGATCATCGCGGTCATGGAGCCATGTTTCTCCACCAGGCGCCCGATATGCTCGGGCTCCATGCCGCAATGTTCGGCAATCAGCCGGTGCCGGATGCGGCGAATGGCGCTGCGCACTTCATCGCGGTCGTTGGCGGGCCGCGCACAGTCGATGAATACGTCTGCTTCGGTATCGAGGCCCATCGAACGGTTGTTCATGTTCGCCGAACCGATCCGCAGGATCTCGTCATCAACGATCATCAGCTTCGAATGGACGTAGATCGGCGTGCCTGCCGTGGTGACGGGGATGAAGATACGGAACCGGTTTTGCGGATCACGCTCGGCAATCGCATGGAGCAACCGCACCCGTGCCCCGTCCATCGCCGTCTGCTCAAGCCACCCGTCCGCGCTCTTGGGGTTGATCAGCACCACCTCGGGCGGGTCCGGCTGCGACAGCCGCTCGGCCAGCGCCTCGGCCACCTTGCGCGAGGCGAAGTACTGGCTTTCGGCATAGATGAACCGCCGGGCCCGACGGATGTGCTCGGCGAACAGGTGCTCGATCTCGGTGATCTCGGGCGTCCCCGCCCATGCCGCCTGGGTGCGCGCGATGCCCAGTTCGACGTCGCGGAATTCGGCGCGCAGCTTTTTCGGCCAGGGGCTTTCGTGCTGAGGCAGGCAGGGTTCCATCTCCCCGCCGCCGGCGCGGCTCCAGCGCATCCGGCCCAGCTCGCCAAGGCTGGCGGCGGCATCGCCCTCGACCAGCAGGGTAATGTCATGCCACGGCCCGTAAGGCTTGCGCCGGGGCCCCATGCGCCGGGGGTCCTCCTCGATATGTTCGGGCGTGTCCCAGCGCTGGGTGGTCATGTCGATGCCGCCGCAAACAGCGAACCGGTCATCGATCACAACGATCTTCTGGTGATGGCTGCACCCCAGCGGATGGGCGGAATCGAACTTGAAATCGATCGCCGGGTGCGCCCACCAGCGGATCAGGTCCAGCACCATCGACCCGCGGAAAATGAACTTGAACGCGCCGAAATTCCATTTCAGCACGCGGACCTGCAGCCCGCGACGGCGGTTGACCAGCCAGACGACGAAGGCCCCCAGCCGCGCCGGCTGGACCGTGCGGTCCGGCCTGTTCCACCAGCGCCTGCCCGGCCCCAACCTGACACGCGTGTCGAAATCCCAGCCGATCAGGTGGATGCGCTGGCGCGCCTGCAGCATGGCATCCTGCATGACCGTGAAATAGGCTGCCGCGTCGATCACCACATGCGCGCGCTGCGCCATGGCGAAACGCCAGGTGCCGGGGGCAACCCCTTGCGCCATGTCTGCATCCTGGTTTCCGGCGCTGGTCATGGCCCGGACATCTCCCGCAAGCAGCCTCCTACATCGGGTGCGCCCGGCCGTTTCGCAAGCAGGTTGATTGGTCAGGACAATTGCTTGACAAAAGCGGGGCAATGTCTGATCCAGAATAGATCAGATTTTGAACTGGTTTAGCGGCCCACCAGCCCATCTTCACCGCGTGACCGGCACCCGGCGCGCTCCATCAGAGAGGAAAGTCCCCCATGCTTCGCACCATCATGATCGCCGGCCTGCTCGCCTCGGCTTCGGTACCCGCCATGGCCGCCGAAGCGGCTGCCTATACCACTGCGGAAACCAGCATCGGCACGCTGCTTGACGATCCCGCCGCCAAGGCCATTCTCGAAAAGCACCTGCCGGGCATGGCCGGCAACGCCCAGATCGACATGGCCCGCGGCATGACGCTGAAGCAGGTCCAGGGCTTCGCACCCGACCAGTTCAGCGATGAACTGCTCGCCAAGATCGACGCCGATCTCGCGAAGCTTCCCGCCAAGAAGTAAGCGCTCCGCAGCGCCAGCAAAGCGCCCGGCCTGCCCCACGGCAAGCCGGGCGTTCTGCTATCTGCGTTCCGCGCCGATCGCCTCGGGCGCAAGATAGCGCGTGGCGGAGATGCCGCCATCGACGGCAATGGTCTGGCCGTTGACCATGGCGGCCTCCTCACCGGCCAGGAAGGCCACCATGTTGGCCACATCCTGCGTCGAGCATTCCCGCTGCAACGGCGTCAGTTCGTGGTTGGTGCGGCGGAAGAAATCGAGATCCCAGTAAGCATCGGTCATCTCGGTGCGGACCACGGTGGGCGCGACGTAATTGGACCGCACGCCCCTTGGCCCGTATTCCGCTGCCATGGTCTGCATCAGCCCGATCTGCCCGGCCTTGACCGTGGAATAGGCGCCGCCGCCCGGAGTGCCGTACAGCCCCCAGGTGGACCCGATGAACACGATGGAGCCGCCTTCTCCCATCTGCGCCAGCGCCTCGCGGCAGAGACGGAACGGCGCGCGCAGCGATATGCCCAGCACTTCATCGAGCATCGCGTCGGTCGTCGCATGGACCGGGCCGAAGTTGAACGATCCGGCATTGTTCACCAGCACGTCCAGCCTGCCGAAAGCTGCGATTGCTGCATTAACAATGGCCCTCGGCGCCTCATCGGCGGTGATGTCTGCGGCGTGGAAGGCAAAGTCCACCGCAGCGCCCAGTGAATCCTCCAGCGCCTGCAACTTTGCCGCATTGCGCCCGGTGCCCAGCACCCGGAAGCCGCTTTCCCCCAGCCTGCGGACGATGGCCTCGCCAATTCCGCCTGCTGCGCCGGTGACGATGGCTACCTTGCCTGTGGTCACGTCTGTCTCCCCTCAGGTCCGGCCGTGGCGCTGGTTGCCCGAGCGCTCGGCAATGTCGTTGGCGGCGATGAAGCCGAAGGTCATGGCCGGGCCGATGGTGCCGCCGGCCCCGGGATAGCAGTCGCCGAAGGGATTTCCCGCGCAGTTGCCGGCAGCATAAAGCCCCTCGATCGGCTTGCCCTTCACATCGATCACCCGCGCGCGGGCGTCGGTCCGCAGGCCGCCCTTGGTGCCAAGGTCGCCGTTGTTGATCGGCACGGCGTAGAACGGCGGCTTGTCGATCGGCCCAAGGTTGGGATTGGGCGTGACGGTGGGATCGCCAAAGAACTGGTCATAGATATTGCCGCCGCGCCCGAATTCCGGATCGACCCCGCTGCGCGCATAGGCGTTCATGTTGCTGACGGTCTTGCTGAGCGCATCGACCGGGACATGGATCTTGCGGGCGAGTTCCTCGATCGTATCGGCACGGAAGATGTAATGGTCCCACCAGTCGGCAGGCACCTTGTGCTCGGGCGTATGGGCCCAGGGCATCAGACCGCCGGCGCTGAACTTGGCACGGAACTTGGCATCGAAAACCAGCCAGCACGGGCAGTTCGCACCGGTCTTCAGGTG is a window from the Novosphingobium sp. TH158 genome containing:
- a CDS encoding DUF3147 family protein; the protein is MWGQLAIKAVVSGLIVAAASEVARRNPGWGGLVASLPLTSMLALLWLWRDSPDPARAADFLMGSTLYVIASLPAFVAMALLLRRGAGIVPAVIAGALLAIAGYVLLGWIGRRWGWPV
- a CDS encoding DHA2 family efflux MFS transporter permease subunit, giving the protein MVQHSYPDPKTALLITIAALSSVILVTLDSTIATIALTRIQSNLAASPEQITWVLTSYLIAAAVMTPLAGWLADRFGRIRTMRASVFFFTLSSLGCGLAPNLELLTLFRFIQGAAGASLVPLSQVLLIDIWPPEKHGTAISAFGIGTLLGPMMGPTLGAWLIEYISWRWIFLINVPIGILALLGFTIFAADHDKPRDVRFDMRGFIYVSIALTAFQLMLDRGQLLDWFSSTEVAIEGAIALLFGYFAVVHILTTKDPFIKPDIFRDWNFALGTAIMAGIGIFMVGAIPIITTMMQQLFGYPVMLTGLVSLPRAIGNIITVMIAGQLVGKVDARILMITGLSGVVAGFWVLSGVSLETDSTTLALVSFVQGLGSGLIFLPLMLLVFTTLPEKYKNEGATLTALMRNLGGAVGISMIQTMTLRDLAASQARLSENVRPENPVVGWRHGEVDFTAPLDVAAQMGQVGRQAMMLAYHHTYQLMFVLSLSMIVICLMMKQKRADTGPAHTGPILID
- the folE gene encoding GTP cyclohydrolase I FolE gives rise to the protein MACGHDHDEAFDENGKLIVPDEVQEAIRTLIRWSGDDPQREGLLDTPARVARAWKEYCQGYGEDPARHLSRQFEEVGGYNELVLLKDIPFQSHCEHHMAPITGKAAIAYLPRDRVVGISKLARVLHGFAQRLQIQERLTAEVAQCIWDNLQPHGVAVVIEAQHGCMTGRGVKTPGVGMVTSRLLGSFLEDSRSRKEVLSLMGY
- a CDS encoding phospholipase D-like domain-containing protein translates to MTSAGNQDADMAQGVAPGTWRFAMAQRAHVVIDAAAYFTVMQDAMLQARQRIHLIGWDFDTRVRLGPGRRWWNRPDRTVQPARLGAFVVWLVNRRRGLQVRVLKWNFGAFKFIFRGSMVLDLIRWWAHPAIDFKFDSAHPLGCSHHQKIVVIDDRFAVCGGIDMTTQRWDTPEHIEEDPRRMGPRRKPYGPWHDITLLVEGDAAASLGELGRMRWSRAGGGEMEPCLPQHESPWPKKLRAEFRDVELGIARTQAAWAGTPEITEIEHLFAEHIRRARRFIYAESQYFASRKVAEALAERLSQPDPPEVVLINPKSADGWLEQTAMDGARVRLLHAIAERDPQNRFRIFIPVTTAGTPIYVHSKLMIVDDEILRIGSANMNNRSMGLDTEADVFIDCARPANDRDEVRSAIRRIRHRLIAEHCGMEPEHIGRLVEKHGSMTAMIEARIDDAEAKKGKRLERFHLRPLSETEKAIADTALLDPERPGELFEPIGHRRGLFRLGSLLRRPK
- a CDS encoding SDR family NAD(P)-dependent oxidoreductase, with amino-acid sequence MTTGKVAIVTGAAGGIGEAIVRRLGESGFRVLGTGRNAAKLQALEDSLGAAVDFAFHAADITADEAPRAIVNAAIAAFGRLDVLVNNAGSFNFGPVHATTDAMLDEVLGISLRAPFRLCREALAQMGEGGSIVFIGSTWGLYGTPGGGAYSTVKAGQIGLMQTMAAEYGPRGVRSNYVAPTVVRTEMTDAYWDLDFFRRTNHELTPLQRECSTQDVANMVAFLAGEEAAMVNGQTIAVDGGISATRYLAPEAIGAERR